The genomic interval CTATGATGGAAAGCGCTCGCGGTAGTGTTAGTTGATCTGTTCCAAAGTTGATGCGTTTGGCGAGATAACTGGCTGCACCAAATTCTGCGACGATACGGTGTACGGGCTCATGGCTGCCGGGTTCGTCGGATGGCTTAAAAAGTTTGGTGTCGATTACCTGCCGGGTCGTCGTAGGTGTTGTTTCGATTAGATCGCCTAGGAAGGGAAAGTCCCGATCCGGCCCATTTTCAGCGTCTTTTACGCCTGTCGCGCCCGAAAGTAGGAGTTTCGCAAAAACCTCGCCGCCAAGTGCGGCAATGCGCGTGCTGCTTAATCTGTTTCTTGCAGGTATATCGGGATTATGCTCGCGACACATTGCGGTGAATGCGTCAGAAAAAATCTGTGACCTTGAACTGAAAGCTCCATCATTTTCGAAATAGGCAAGGGCAATGATGCTGAGCATCTGTGGGTTGCCAAGCAAAACATGAATGCCAAACTCAGTGGCAGCGTGCTTGAATGGCTGGAAATTCTCACTTGGGTGCAGCTGCTCGAAAAGTTGTTGCTGCTCGGTGTCATCGAACGGCTTAAGTCGGACCACCAGCGGTTCCGATCCCAAGAAGTCAGCCATCAAGCGGTTGTATCTGGTCGAATCCCATTCGCTTGATCTGCTGGCGATAATTACTCGCTGAGGTGATGCGTCAGCGATTTTTCCGATCAGACCATCGAATGCCGATTGATCCAGCTTCGCCACCTCATCAAAGCCATCGACGATAAGTGTGCCGGTCCATTGTGCTGGGGATCGTGACCTGAAGATACTGGCTCTCTGACGTGGTATTCCTAGGCCACAGGCGAAGCTTTCTAGTAGCTCAGTTTTCCCCGCTCCAGGTTCGGCCAAAACGACCACATGCCGACTGTCATGCAAAACTTCGCTTTCGGGGATGACCCGATCTTCGAGGTTCAACTTGCGTGTTATGTATTGATATTGCTGCACGACAACTTTCTTAGCACCGGACGTTCTTTGAGCCAGCACACGAGTGGAAAACTAAGGCCATCCGGCGGCGGAAATTTCGGGCCTGCAACTGTCGTCCACTTTGTTGAGAGTGTTACCGGCCCGCCAAGTGGGTCGTCGTAACGTTCAGAAAGATGCCGAGACTTGCTTCTCGAATATGCCTAAAGCCATACCGACCGTCGATCCACGATCCGCTGAAATCCCGCGGCGAACGAGGATGCCCTTGCGCGCAGCAAGGTTCGCCTGCCGTCCGCAGTCCGTGTGAAAACGAGCTTTGAAGAGCCCACACCGCTGCGCCAGAGTTCGGCAAATCGTTCGGCATTTTCTTTGCGAGCGCCCAGCGCGGCAGGCACAGCGTGGTAATCGACCCGCTTTTTCAGGCCGAGCCATGAATTGCGCACCAGCAGGTAGCGCGGATTCTGCACCGGCCCCAGAATCTCTGTGATTGCCTGCATGACTTGCCGTTCGGCGGCCCGGCTCACTCCGGTCAGGACGATATCCTTGCGCCCGTCCAGGCTTGCGCGGATTTCGACCTGCGCGGTATCCAGTTCGCGCCCGCTAATGACGTCGGAATCGACCAGCGACCTCAAGACAACACGGGTCACCGATTCCAGACTGCCTTCCAAAGAACCGTTGCGCCAAACGAGCCGGCCCGCCTTTGCGAGGCGCGGTAGGCTTGCCACTGTCGCAACACCGGCAAGCCCCATGGCGATGACCCCAAATCCTTCGTATGACGCAAGCCCCCGCAGTTCGTTGGCCGCTGCAAAGGCTCCACTACCTGCCGCGCTCCAACCCAATGCCTGCAAGGTATCGAACCAGCTTAAAGCGCGCGGTGCGTAGCGGGGAGCCGCGGTTTCGCGCACCTGCCCTCGCTCGGCCCCTTTGCCGAGCGACACCTTCCAGCGCTCTGCAATGGCGGGACGGTCCGCTGCTACTGCAAATGTCTCAAGGTTCGCGAATGCTGCCGGTTTGGATGGATCGAGGCCTAGGCGGGCAACGCCGTCTTCAATGAGGGTGGACGCTCCATTGGAAATCCCTTCGAATGCCTTAAAGCGGCGCGCGACCACTTCGATGTCAGACAACCCAGTTGCGCCTCCATCGTTGAGAAAGCCCCAGTTGAACGTCGAAACGACCGCATCCCAGCTTTCGCGATCCTCCGGATCGACCGTTGCGAGATGCCAGATATTGGCTACCTTGCCGGTCCTGGCCGGATCGATCCGGATTGCTCGTCCGCGCATCTGGTTGGACAGCATGAAGGACGCCGTATTGCTCGCAAGCACTAGGCTGTTGAGCGCTGGCGCATCCCATCCCTCGCCGAGCAGCGACTGCGTGCCAACGAGTATGCGAATGAAGCCGCGTGTGAACAAAGCCGTGACGAGGCGGACCAGTTCAGCGCTGCCACCGTTCCTGCATTCGAGACGCACGTGGTCCGGGCAACCTGGCAAATCGCTTGCTCGATAGTTGCAAGGATCAAAGTGCAGTTCCTCGGCAACGTGGGGCAGCTCCGACAGAGCACGCCTGGGAAGGATGACCAGACTGCCTGTCAGAACCCCGAGATATTCATAGGCGATGCCTGATCGTCTAAGCTTCTCGAAGATTGGCACCACGCCGAGCTTGGCAGGCTTAAACTCTGCATCCGGACGGTTTGGGAGCTCAACAGCGCGAATATGATCGGATAACACGACCATGCGCAAATCGTCGTCCAGCGCAGACTGTTCTGCTTTCGCAATGTCCTCAATCGAATCCAGCTTTGCGAGGCTGGAGGTCATCAGTTTGAAGACCGAACGTGTGTGCTGCAGACGAACCCGGCCGCCTTCGATCAGGCCATGACGATTCAGCCGATCGCGCAGGCTCTTGAGCCGCGCCGGATCGAGCGGAAACGAGGCCGTGTGTTGCGATATCACGCCGTCCAGAAAGCGTTCGAGCCAGAACAGCGATGGCGGCGGCACATTGCGCGCCGACACACCAAGCAATTTGAGCGGGGGGCGGGGAAGTTCCCTTCCGGCTGATGCCAGCAGAACGAGCGCT from Aurantiacibacter spongiae carries:
- a CDS encoding DEAD/DEAH box helicase family protein; translation: MLNDMNFKGSWRDYQARILEEMDEHFDDGRIHVVAAPGAGKTVLGLEIVRRIGRPALVFAPTIAIREQWAHRLCPLFLDTPPRAEAISRDLADTQELTLATYQSLDSLRRGEELDALIEALNGRGPLTLVLDEAHHLRREWWKCLNELANRLEDVRLVALTATPPYDASFTEWSRYEELCGPIDLEIGIPELVRNGDLCPHQDHLILSEPTEDALALLDRRRAAIGSLHMELRQDDGLLGWLAAHPWLTESEAHVDDILEAPEMLSAALVLLASAGRELPRPPLKLLGVSARNVPPPSLFWLERFLDGVISQHTASFPLDPARLKSLRDRLNRHGLIEGGRVRLQHTRSVFKLMTSSLAKLDSIEDIAKAEQSALDDDLRMVVLSDHIRAVELPNRPDAEFKPAKLGVVPIFEKLRRSGIAYEYLGVLTGSLVILPRRALSELPHVAEELHFDPCNYRASDLPGCPDHVRLECRNGGSAELVRLVTALFTRGFIRILVGTQSLLGEGWDAPALNSLVLASNTASFMLSNQMRGRAIRIDPARTGKVANIWHLATVDPEDRESWDAVVSTFNWGFLNDGGATGLSDIEVVARRFKAFEGISNGASTLIEDGVARLGLDPSKPAAFANLETFAVAADRPAIAERWKVSLGKGAERGQVRETAAPRYAPRALSWFDTLQALGWSAAGSGAFAAANELRGLASYEGFGVIAMGLAGVATVASLPRLAKAGRLVWRNGSLEGSLESVTRVVLRSLVDSDVISGRELDTAQVEIRASLDGRKDIVLTGVSRAAERQVMQAITEILGPVQNPRYLLVRNSWLGLKKRVDYHAVPAALGARKENAERFAELWRSGVGSSKLVFTRTADGRRTLLRARASSFAAGFQRIVDRRSVWL